A portion of the Gossypium arboreum isolate Shixiya-1 chromosome 8, ASM2569848v2, whole genome shotgun sequence genome contains these proteins:
- the LOC108469139 gene encoding dirigent protein-like, producing MGATRVIETLVLSLLLFLSGSSATQRQKTRAGPRLPCKQMVFYFHDILYNGENAKNATSAIVGAPAWGNRTILAGKNHFGNVVVFDDPITLDNNLHSIPVGRAQGFYLYDRKDYFTAWLGFSFFFNSTQYRGTIIFAGADTLNKTRDISVIGGTGDLFMARGIATLTTDAVEGDVYFRLQVYIKLFECW from the coding sequence ATGGGTGCTACAAGAGTCATTGAAACCCTTGTGCTTTctctcctcctcttcctctcagGTTCCTCCGCCACTCAAAGGCAGAAAACCCGAGCAGGGCCCCGGTTGCCTTGTAAACAAATGGTGTTTTACTTCCACGACATTCTTTACAATGGGGAGAACGCCAAAAACGCAACTTCAGCCATAGTGGGCGCACCTGCTTGGGGCAACCGCACAATCTTGGCTGGAAAAAACCATTTTGGTAACGTGGTTGTGTTTGACGATCCCATTACCTTAGACAATAATTTACATTCGATCCCGGTGGGACGTGCACAAGGCTTTTATTTGTATGATAGGAAAGATTATTTCACAGCATGGTTAGGGTTTTCGTTTTTTTTCAACTCTACTCAGTACAGGGGTACCATCATCTTTGCCGGGGCTGATACTTTGAACAAAACAAGGGACATCTCGGTGATTGGTGGCACTGGGGATTTATTTATGGCCAGAGGTATAGCCACTTTGACGACTGATGCAGTTGAAGGGGATGTCTATTTTAGGCTCCaagtttatattaaattatttgagtGTTGGTAA